Proteins found in one Thalassomonas actiniarum genomic segment:
- the bioH gene encoding pimeloyl-ACP methyl ester esterase BioH produces the protein MAERLKITSRGAGIPLVFIHGWGFNSGIWQPLVERLTDVFTVITVDLPGFGNNADNIPDDYSLEEIACLVQAGVGQPAIYVGWSLGGLVATDIALNFPQQVLALVTIASSPCFIEKPGWPGIKPKLLSGFHQQLSENIENTIESFLKIQAMGSPHLRQDLKEIHRLVMPYPLPGRKTLDDSLSLLESCDRRNLLADIHCPFLRLYGRNDVLVPKSIYPLMDVLAPQSEVMIFEGASHAPFISHQDEFCHQLKTWLVKHFH, from the coding sequence ATGGCAGAAAGATTAAAGATCACCTCCCGGGGAGCTGGCATTCCCCTGGTATTTATTCATGGCTGGGGATTTAATTCCGGTATCTGGCAACCCCTGGTGGAGCGGTTGACGGATGTTTTTACCGTGATCACAGTCGATCTTCCGGGGTTTGGCAATAATGCCGATAATATCCCGGATGACTACAGCCTGGAGGAGATTGCCTGCTTGGTACAGGCCGGGGTTGGCCAGCCGGCAATTTATGTCGGTTGGTCGTTAGGTGGCCTGGTGGCGACGGATATTGCCCTGAATTTTCCACAACAGGTATTGGCTCTGGTTACCATAGCCAGCTCTCCCTGCTTTATTGAAAAGCCCGGCTGGCCCGGTATCAAGCCAAAATTATTGTCGGGGTTTCATCAGCAGTTATCCGAGAATATTGAAAATACCATAGAGAGCTTTTTGAAAATCCAGGCAATGGGCAGCCCGCATCTGCGTCAGGATTTAAAAGAGATCCATCGCCTGGTGATGCCATATCCACTTCCCGGCAGGAAAACCTTGGATGATTCACTATCATTGCTGGAAAGTTGTGACAGGCGTAATCTGCTGGCGGATATTCATTGTCCTTTTTTACGCTTGTATGGCCGTAATGATGTGTTGGTGCCTAAAAGTATTTATCCGTTAATGGACGTACTTGCCCCGCAGAGTGAAGTTATGATTTTTGAAGGAGCATCGCATGCGCCGTTTATTTCCCATCAGGATGAATTTTGTCATCAGTTGAAAACCTGGCTGGTG